One window of Streptomyces sp. SUK 48 genomic DNA carries:
- a CDS encoding HAMP domain-containing sensor histidine kinase, whose translation MTSRGRAASGGRTGPVGLLARLPRFRTLRARITFGLVVLLAVSCAAVGVAAVVELNGFLTQRLDEQLAQVGTRFPESLEHDGRLPDDHDGDEDADTRRMATGTFGACLRGGAVTDKGLIRSGDLSVDLDITLTARDAERLARVPDDGHPHTVELSALGHYRVLATPGRDGDVLMAGLPLKPVEAAVHRLELVAGIVFGLALVTAGVSGALWVRWSLRPLGRVTATAARVSELPLASGVVALPARAPVADPHSEVGQVAAALNGMLGHVEDALTKRHASEERLRRFAADASHELRTPVASVRGHAELGLLHPGPVPPEVTRALERIAAESARMGLMVDDLLLLARLDAGRPLERGPVDLTRLVLDAVTDARAAGPGHGWALDLPADPVTVTGDAHRLHQVLANLLANARLHTPVGTKVTITLDPGPDAGARAVTLSVHDDGPGIPEDLDSAVFERFTRADHRRHGDASATGAGLGLSIVSAVVEAHGGTVGVESAPGATTFRVCLPA comes from the coding sequence ATGACGTCACGTGGCCGGGCGGCCTCCGGTGGCCGGACGGGACCCGTCGGCCTGCTCGCCCGGCTGCCCCGGTTCCGCACCCTGCGCGCCCGGATCACCTTCGGCCTGGTCGTGCTGCTCGCGGTGAGCTGCGCCGCGGTCGGGGTGGCCGCCGTGGTCGAGCTGAACGGCTTCCTCACCCAGCGCCTGGACGAGCAGCTCGCCCAGGTCGGCACCCGGTTCCCGGAGAGCCTGGAGCACGACGGCAGGCTGCCCGACGACCACGACGGGGACGAGGACGCCGACACCCGCCGGATGGCCACCGGCACCTTCGGCGCCTGCCTGCGCGGCGGCGCCGTCACGGACAAGGGCCTCATCCGCTCCGGCGACCTATCCGTCGACCTGGACATCACCCTGACCGCGCGGGACGCCGAACGCCTCGCCCGCGTCCCCGACGACGGCCACCCGCACACCGTCGAACTCTCCGCCCTGGGCCACTACCGGGTACTCGCCACCCCCGGCCGGGACGGCGACGTACTGATGGCGGGGCTCCCGCTGAAGCCCGTCGAGGCGGCCGTGCACCGGCTGGAACTGGTCGCCGGAATCGTCTTCGGCCTCGCCCTCGTGACGGCCGGGGTGAGCGGCGCGCTCTGGGTCCGCTGGTCCCTGCGCCCCCTCGGCCGGGTCACCGCCACCGCCGCCCGGGTCAGCGAACTCCCGCTCGCCAGCGGCGTGGTGGCGCTGCCCGCGCGCGCCCCCGTCGCCGACCCGCACAGCGAGGTGGGCCAGGTCGCCGCGGCCCTCAACGGCATGCTCGGCCATGTCGAGGACGCGCTCACCAAGCGGCACGCGAGCGAGGAGCGGCTGCGCCGGTTCGCCGCCGACGCCAGCCACGAGCTGCGCACCCCGGTCGCCTCGGTGCGGGGCCACGCCGAACTGGGCCTGCTGCACCCGGGCCCGGTGCCGCCGGAGGTCACCCGGGCCCTGGAGCGGATCGCCGCCGAGTCCGCGCGGATGGGCCTGATGGTGGACGACCTGCTGCTGCTCGCCCGCCTCGACGCGGGACGCCCGCTGGAGCGCGGCCCGGTCGACCTGACCCGGCTGGTCCTGGACGCGGTCACCGACGCCCGCGCCGCGGGTCCCGGCCACGGCTGGGCCCTGGACCTCCCGGCGGACCCGGTCACGGTCACCGGCGACGCCCACCGCCTCCACCAGGTGTTGGCCAACCTGTTGGCCAACGCGCGTTTGCACACACCCGTTGGCACCAAGGTCACCATCACCCTGGACCCCGGCCCCGACGCCGGCGCCCGCGCCGTCACCCTCTCCGTCCACGACGACGGCCCCGGCATACCCGAGGACCTCGACTCCGCCGTCTTCGAACGCTTCACCCGCGCCGACCACCGCCGCCACGGCGACGCGTCCGCCACCGGCGCGGGCCTCGGCCTGTCGATCGTGTCGGCGGTGGTGGAGGCGCACGGAGGCACGGTGGGCGTGGAGAGCGCCCCGGGCGCCACGACGTTCCGGGTCTGCCTGCCCGCCTGA
- a CDS encoding response regulator transcription factor — MNTTRSGRPALTRPDGTALRVLVVDDDPDLAEVLTGALRYEGWQVRAAADGAAALAAARELMPDAVVLDVMLPDMDGFTVLRRLHETQPEVCVLFLTARDAVEDRIAGLTAGGDDYVTKPFSLEEVVARLRGLLRRAGMARRPEPEEDPGLVVGDLVMDEDAREVTRAGALIELSPTEFELLRFLMRNPRRVLSKAQILDRVWSYDFGGRAHVVELYISYLRKKIDAGREPMIHTVRGAGYVLKPVTG, encoded by the coding sequence ATGAACACGACCCGTTCCGGCCGCCCGGCCCTCACCCGTCCCGACGGCACCGCGCTGCGCGTCCTCGTCGTGGACGACGACCCCGACCTCGCCGAGGTGCTCACCGGCGCCCTGCGCTACGAGGGCTGGCAGGTGCGCGCCGCCGCCGACGGCGCCGCCGCCCTCGCCGCGGCGCGCGAGCTGATGCCCGACGCCGTGGTGCTGGACGTGATGCTCCCCGACATGGACGGCTTCACCGTGCTGCGCCGGCTGCACGAGACCCAGCCCGAGGTGTGCGTGCTCTTCCTCACCGCGCGGGACGCGGTCGAGGACCGGATCGCCGGGCTCACCGCGGGCGGCGACGACTACGTCACCAAGCCCTTCAGCCTGGAGGAGGTCGTGGCCCGGCTGCGCGGACTGCTGCGCCGCGCCGGCATGGCCCGCCGCCCGGAGCCGGAGGAGGACCCCGGGCTGGTCGTGGGCGACCTGGTGATGGACGAGGACGCCCGCGAGGTGACCCGGGCCGGCGCGCTGATCGAACTCTCGCCGACCGAGTTCGAGCTCCTGCGCTTCCTGATGCGCAACCCCCGCCGCGTCCTCAGCAAGGCGCAGATCCTCGACCGGGTCTGGTCCTACGACTTCGGCGGCCGGGCCCATGTGGTCGAGCTGTACATCTCCTACCTGCGCAAGAAGATCGACGCCGGCCGCGAGCCCATGATCCACACGGTGCGCGGGGCGGGGTACGTACTGAAACCGGTGACCGGGTGA
- a CDS encoding argininosuccinate synthase, which translates to MTERVVLAYSGGLDTSVAIGWIAEETGAEVIAVAVDVGQGGEDLDVIRKRALACGAVEAEVADAKDEFADEYCLPAIKANALYMDRYPLVSALSRPTIVKHLVAAAQKHGATTVAHGCTGKGNDQVRFEAGIVALAPDLKCIAPVRDYAMTRDKAIAFCEAKQLPIATTKKSPYSIDQNVFGRAVETGFLEDIWNAPIEDIYEYTSNPATAREADEVVISFKQGVPVAIDGRPVTVLQAIQQLNERAGGQGIGRIDMVEDRLVGIKSREVYEAPGAIALITAHQELENVTVERELARYKRQVEQRWGELVYDGQWFSPLKRALDGFIDEASQQVNGDIRMTLHGGRAVVTGRRSESSLYDFNLATYDTGDSFDQAAAKGFIDIYSLSSKIAAKRDLA; encoded by the coding sequence GTGACCGAGCGCGTCGTACTCGCCTATTCAGGCGGTCTGGACACCTCCGTCGCCATCGGCTGGATCGCCGAGGAGACGGGCGCCGAGGTCATCGCCGTTGCGGTCGACGTCGGCCAGGGCGGCGAGGACCTGGACGTCATCCGCAAGCGCGCCCTCGCGTGCGGCGCGGTCGAGGCCGAGGTCGCCGACGCCAAGGACGAGTTCGCCGACGAGTACTGCCTCCCGGCGATCAAGGCCAACGCCCTGTACATGGACCGCTACCCGCTGGTCTCCGCCCTCTCCCGGCCGACGATCGTCAAGCACCTCGTGGCCGCCGCCCAGAAGCACGGCGCCACCACCGTCGCCCACGGCTGCACCGGCAAGGGCAACGACCAGGTCCGCTTCGAGGCCGGCATCGTCGCCCTCGCCCCCGACCTGAAGTGCATCGCCCCGGTCCGCGACTACGCGATGACCCGGGACAAGGCGATCGCCTTCTGCGAGGCCAAGCAGCTCCCGATCGCCACCACCAAGAAGTCCCCGTACTCCATCGACCAGAACGTCTTCGGACGCGCCGTCGAGACGGGCTTCCTGGAGGACATCTGGAACGCCCCGATCGAGGACATCTACGAGTACACCTCCAACCCCGCCACCGCGCGCGAGGCCGACGAGGTCGTCATCAGCTTCAAGCAGGGCGTCCCGGTCGCGATCGACGGCAGGCCCGTCACCGTCCTCCAGGCCATCCAGCAGCTCAACGAGCGCGCGGGCGGCCAGGGCATCGGCCGGATCGACATGGTCGAGGACCGCCTGGTCGGCATCAAGTCCCGCGAGGTCTACGAGGCCCCCGGCGCGATCGCCCTGATCACCGCCCACCAGGAGCTGGAGAACGTCACGGTCGAGCGCGAACTGGCCCGCTACAAGCGCCAGGTCGAGCAGCGCTGGGGCGAGCTGGTCTACGACGGCCAGTGGTTCTCCCCGCTCAAGCGCGCCCTGGACGGCTTCATCGACGAGGCCAGCCAGCAGGTCAACGGCGACATCCGGATGACCCTGCACGGCGGCCGCGCGGTCGTCACCGGCCGGCGCTCCGAGTCGTCGCTGTACGACTTCAACCTCGCCACCTACGACACCGGCGACAGCTTCGACCAGGCCGCGGCCAAGGGCTTCATCGACATCTACAGCCTGTCGTCGAAGATCGCCGCCAAGCGGGATCTCGCGTAA
- a CDS encoding FMN-binding protein — MHALRKNRPLRRVVLASATTVSAVVLLLSLKPHTSPGLALGASAQAPSGGANAPAASGSSPAPGDSPAAGGAPAAGGAAKTVTGETARTRWGPVQVRVTVTGGRLTEVAAVRYPTENPRDREIDGYALPRLRREALASQSARIDTVSGATYTSTGYRQSLQSALDRLHG, encoded by the coding sequence ATGCACGCGTTGAGGAAGAACCGCCCGCTGCGCCGCGTCGTGCTGGCGAGCGCCACGACGGTCTCCGCCGTGGTCCTGCTGCTGTCCCTGAAGCCGCACACCAGCCCGGGACTCGCCCTGGGCGCGTCGGCCCAGGCACCCTCGGGCGGCGCGAACGCCCCCGCCGCGTCCGGGAGTTCCCCGGCACCGGGAGACTCCCCGGCGGCCGGGGGCGCCCCCGCCGCCGGAGGTGCCGCGAAGACCGTCACCGGCGAGACCGCGCGGACCCGCTGGGGCCCGGTCCAGGTACGGGTGACGGTCACGGGCGGCAGGCTCACCGAGGTGGCGGCCGTCCGGTACCCGACGGAGAACCCGCGCGACCGGGAGATCGACGGCTACGCGCTCCCCCGGCTGCGGCGCGAGGCGCTGGCCTCGCAGAGCGCGCGGATCGACACGGTCTCGGGCGCGACCTACACCAGCACCGGCTACCGGCAGTCCCTGCAGTCCGCCCTGGACCGGCTCCATGGGTGA
- a CDS encoding ferric reductase-like transmembrane domain-containing protein, producing MTAVDMGRAAPPRPGAARRSLAGPLRAVLWAGAAAVVALWWTDTDSVVGTAGRLTGAGRLAGLLCGYACAVLVALMARVPALENRVGADRVARWHAMAGRYTVCLLVAHSALILGGYAAQDRASLWHETVTVVLDYPDMLKATAGTLILFAVGVTSARAARRRLRHEVWYHLHLLTYAAVFLAFFHQVSLGEQFSGEPVATAAWYALYLGVAALVVWFRVLVPVRLNRRHRLRVESVRREAPGVFSVVVRGRDLDRLGARPGQFFRWRFLAAGLAWTSTPYSLSAPPRPDRLRITVKALGDHSAAVSTLRPGTRVWAEGPYGALTADRATGGRTLLIAAGVGITPLRALFETLPGEVTLLYRARSAQDLALGRELEAIARWRGAEVLYALNGPHGERPRITAESLRARFPDLPARDVYVCGPHGFARDVYEALRAAGSPDRRIHHESFEL from the coding sequence ATGACAGCCGTGGACATGGGACGGGCGGCGCCGCCCCGGCCGGGGGCCGCGCGACGCTCCCTGGCGGGGCCGCTGCGGGCGGTGCTGTGGGCGGGGGCGGCGGCCGTCGTCGCGCTGTGGTGGACGGACACCGACTCCGTGGTCGGTACGGCCGGCCGGCTGACCGGCGCGGGGCGGCTCGCCGGACTGTTGTGCGGGTACGCCTGCGCGGTGCTGGTCGCCCTGATGGCGCGGGTGCCGGCGCTGGAGAACCGGGTGGGCGCGGACCGGGTGGCGCGCTGGCACGCGATGGCCGGGCGGTACACGGTGTGCCTGCTGGTGGCGCACAGCGCGCTGATCCTCGGCGGGTACGCCGCGCAGGACCGGGCGTCGCTGTGGCACGAGACGGTCACCGTGGTGCTGGACTACCCGGACATGCTGAAGGCCACCGCCGGCACGCTGATCCTGTTCGCGGTCGGCGTCACCTCGGCGCGGGCGGCCCGGCGCCGGCTCCGGCACGAGGTCTGGTACCACCTCCATCTGCTGACGTACGCGGCCGTGTTCCTGGCCTTCTTCCACCAGGTGTCGCTGGGCGAGCAGTTCAGCGGCGAGCCGGTGGCCACCGCCGCCTGGTACGCGCTGTATCTCGGGGTCGCGGCGCTCGTGGTGTGGTTCCGGGTCCTCGTGCCGGTCCGGCTCAACCGGCGCCACCGGCTGCGGGTGGAGTCGGTACGGCGGGAGGCGCCGGGGGTGTTCTCGGTCGTGGTGCGCGGGCGGGACCTCGACCGATTGGGGGCGCGCCCCGGGCAGTTCTTCCGCTGGCGGTTCCTCGCCGCGGGCCTGGCCTGGACGTCCACGCCGTACTCCCTGTCGGCGCCGCCGCGCCCGGACCGGCTGCGGATCACGGTGAAGGCGCTGGGCGACCACAGCGCGGCGGTGTCCACGCTCCGGCCCGGCACCCGGGTGTGGGCGGAGGGGCCCTACGGGGCACTCACCGCCGACCGGGCCACCGGCGGGCGGACCCTGCTGATCGCGGCCGGGGTCGGCATCACCCCGCTGCGGGCCCTGTTCGAGACGCTGCCCGGCGAGGTCACGCTGCTGTACCGGGCGCGTTCGGCACAGGACCTGGCGCTGGGCCGAGAGCTGGAGGCGATAGCGCGGTGGCGGGGCGCCGAGGTGCTGTACGCGCTGAACGGTCCGCATGGTGAGCGCCCCCGCATCACCGCCGAGTCGCTGCGGGCGCGGTTCCCCGATCTGCCCGCCCGTGACGTCTACGTCTGCGGGCCCCACGGGTTCGCCCGGGACGTGTACGAGGCGCTGCGCGCGGCGGGGTCGCCGGACCGCCGCATCCATCACGAGTCGTTCGAGCTGTGA
- a CDS encoding arginine repressor, protein MSQAQEHEQQTGAGPAVPQTRTARHRRIVDILNREPVRSQSQLAKLLADDGLSVTQATLSRDLDELNAVKIRNNDGDLIYAVPSEGGFRTPRAPLGESAKEERMRRLSQELLISAEASANLVVLRTPPGAAQFLASAIDQAELHDILGTIAGDDTLLLISRNPTGGQALADHLLKLAQNGH, encoded by the coding sequence ATGAGCCAGGCGCAGGAGCACGAGCAGCAGACAGGTGCCGGGCCCGCCGTGCCGCAGACGCGCACCGCACGGCACCGCCGGATCGTGGACATCCTCAACCGGGAGCCCGTGCGCTCGCAGAGCCAGCTGGCCAAGCTGCTCGCCGACGACGGGCTCAGCGTCACCCAGGCGACGCTGAGCCGGGACCTCGACGAGCTGAACGCGGTCAAGATCCGCAACAACGACGGCGACCTCATCTACGCCGTGCCCAGCGAGGGCGGCTTCCGCACCCCGCGCGCACCGCTCGGCGAGTCCGCCAAGGAGGAGCGGATGCGGCGTCTGTCCCAGGAGCTGCTGATCTCCGCGGAGGCATCGGCCAACCTGGTGGTGCTGCGCACCCCGCCCGGGGCCGCCCAGTTCCTCGCCTCGGCCATCGACCAGGCCGAACTCCACGACATCCTCGGCACCATCGCCGGCGACGACACCCTGCTGCTGATCAGCCGCAACCCGACCGGCGGCCAGGCCCTCGCGGACCATCTGCTCAAGCTCGCGCAGAACGGCCACTGA
- a CDS encoding acetylornithine transaminase: protein MTGQQNGNQDLTRRWQGALMNNYGTPRLPLVRGAGATVWDAEGRAYTDFVGGIATNALGHAHPAIVDAVSKQIASLGHVSNLFVAEPPVTLAERLLQLFGREGRVFFCNSGAEANEAAFKIGRLTGRTHVVATEGGFHGRTMGALALTGQPAKQDPFRPLPGDVTHVPYGDAQALAAAVTDETALVIIEPVQGENGVVVPPAGYLKAARAITAATGALLVLDEVQTGVGRTGTWFAYQAHEGVLPDVVTLAKQLGGGLPLGATVAFGRAADLLRPGQHGTTFGGNPVACAAGLAVLDTIEGEGLLENVKRQGEKLRAGIEALGHPLVDHVRGAGLLLGIVLTGPRAHEVQQAAQEAGFLVNAPAPDVVRLMPPLNLRDDEAGALLQALPGILDAGGDGRSGE, encoded by the coding sequence GTGACGGGGCAGCAGAACGGCAACCAGGACCTGACCCGGCGCTGGCAGGGCGCGCTCATGAACAACTACGGCACCCCCCGGCTGCCGCTGGTGCGCGGCGCGGGCGCCACCGTGTGGGACGCCGAGGGCCGCGCGTACACCGACTTCGTCGGCGGCATCGCCACCAACGCGCTCGGCCACGCCCACCCGGCGATCGTGGACGCCGTCAGCAAGCAGATCGCCTCCCTCGGGCACGTCTCCAACCTGTTCGTGGCCGAGCCGCCCGTCACGCTCGCCGAACGGCTGCTCCAGCTCTTCGGCCGCGAGGGCCGGGTGTTCTTCTGCAACTCCGGCGCCGAGGCCAACGAGGCCGCCTTCAAGATCGGCCGGCTCACCGGGCGCACCCATGTCGTCGCCACCGAGGGCGGCTTCCACGGCCGTACGATGGGCGCCCTCGCGCTCACCGGGCAGCCCGCCAAGCAGGACCCCTTCCGGCCGCTGCCCGGCGATGTCACCCATGTGCCCTACGGCGACGCCCAGGCCCTGGCCGCGGCCGTCACCGACGAGACCGCCCTGGTGATCATCGAGCCGGTCCAGGGCGAGAACGGCGTCGTCGTGCCCCCGGCCGGCTATCTCAAGGCCGCCCGCGCCATCACCGCCGCCACCGGCGCCCTGCTGGTCCTGGACGAGGTGCAGACCGGCGTCGGCCGCACCGGCACCTGGTTCGCCTACCAGGCCCACGAGGGCGTGCTGCCCGATGTGGTCACCCTCGCCAAGCAGCTCGGCGGCGGCCTCCCGCTCGGCGCCACCGTCGCCTTCGGCCGCGCCGCCGACCTGCTCCGGCCGGGCCAGCACGGTACGACCTTCGGCGGGAACCCGGTCGCCTGCGCCGCGGGCCTCGCCGTCCTGGACACCATCGAGGGCGAGGGGCTGCTGGAGAACGTGAAGCGGCAGGGCGAGAAGCTGCGCGCCGGCATCGAGGCGCTCGGCCACCCGCTGGTCGACCATGTCCGGGGCGCGGGCCTGCTCCTGGGTATCGTGCTCACGGGGCCGCGCGCGCACGAGGTGCAGCAGGCGGCCCAGGAGGCCGGGTTCCTGGTGAACGCCCCCGCCCCCGACGTCGTACGGCTCATGCCCCCGCTGAACCTGCGCGACGACGAGGCGGGCGCCTTGCTCCAGGCGCTGCCCGGCATCCTCGACGCAGGCGGGGACGGACGATCCGGAGAATGA
- a CDS encoding FAD:protein FMN transferase, whose protein sequence is MGEVVRHAEEVMGTVFSFEVRGGRSSAVRAALDEAVARLHAMDAVFSTWRPDSAVSRLARGELAVEQCPPEVALVLGLAARAERVSEGWFSARYRGVPDPTGIVKGWSAERAARRLAGVAGVTGVSVNGGGDVQTLGAPEPGRSWQVGIADPLRPGELVAVVSTAGAGELAVATSGTAERGAHIVDPRTGRPAVTDLVAVTVVAPRLTWADCWATAAFARGSRAGLRWLESLPGTEGLLITADGEVLHTEGLSMDRA, encoded by the coding sequence ATGGGTGAGGTCGTGCGGCACGCGGAGGAGGTGATGGGGACCGTGTTCTCCTTCGAGGTGCGGGGCGGCCGGTCGAGTGCGGTGCGGGCGGCGCTCGACGAGGCGGTGGCCCGGCTGCACGCCATGGACGCGGTGTTCAGCACCTGGCGCCCGGACAGCGCGGTGTCGCGGCTGGCCCGGGGCGAACTCGCGGTGGAGCAGTGCCCGCCGGAGGTCGCGCTGGTGCTGGGGCTCGCGGCGCGGGCGGAGCGGGTCAGCGAGGGCTGGTTCAGCGCGCGATACCGGGGGGTGCCGGACCCCACCGGGATCGTCAAGGGATGGTCGGCGGAGCGGGCGGCGCGGCGGCTGGCCGGGGTCGCCGGGGTAACCGGGGTGAGCGTCAACGGCGGCGGTGACGTACAGACGCTCGGCGCCCCGGAGCCGGGGCGCTCCTGGCAGGTGGGGATCGCGGACCCGCTGCGGCCGGGCGAGCTCGTCGCGGTGGTGTCGACGGCGGGGGCGGGCGAGCTGGCCGTCGCCACCTCGGGCACGGCCGAGCGGGGCGCCCACATCGTGGACCCGCGCACCGGACGGCCCGCGGTCACCGACCTGGTGGCGGTGACCGTGGTGGCACCCCGGCTGACCTGGGCGGACTGCTGGGCGACGGCCGCGTTCGCGCGGGGTTCGCGGGCGGGTCTGCGGTGGCTGGAGTCGCTGCCCGGCACCGAGGGACTGCTGATCACGGCGGACGGCGAGGTGCTGCACACCGAGGGACTGTCCATGGACAGAGCGTGA
- the argB gene encoding acetylglutamate kinase produces the protein MTPTRKHTALPKAQTLVEALPWLTRHHGKTVVIKFGGNAMVDEELKAAFAQDVVFLRHAGLKPVVVHGGGPQISAALDRHGIVSEFKAGLRVTTADAMDVVRMVLAGQVQRELVGLLNQHGPLAVGLTGEDAHTITATKHLPEIDGELVDIGRVGEITAIDTGAIEALLADGRIPVVSSIARSQDDGHVYNVNADTAAAALAAALGAETLMVLTDVEGLYEDWPHSDEVISRLTATQLEKLLPELSSGMVPKMRGCLHAVRGGVRTARVIDGRVQHSILLEIFTDEGIGTMVVPDEPEGDAP, from the coding sequence ATGACCCCGACCCGTAAGCACACGGCCCTGCCCAAGGCGCAGACCCTCGTCGAGGCGCTGCCCTGGCTGACCCGGCACCACGGAAAGACCGTCGTCATCAAGTTCGGCGGCAACGCCATGGTCGACGAGGAGCTGAAGGCCGCCTTCGCCCAGGACGTCGTCTTCCTGCGGCACGCCGGGCTCAAACCGGTCGTGGTGCACGGCGGCGGCCCCCAGATCAGCGCCGCCCTCGACCGGCACGGCATCGTCAGCGAGTTCAAGGCCGGGCTGCGGGTCACCACCGCGGACGCCATGGACGTCGTCCGGATGGTGCTCGCCGGACAGGTGCAGCGCGAACTGGTCGGCCTGCTCAACCAGCACGGCCCGCTCGCCGTCGGCCTCACCGGCGAGGACGCGCACACCATCACCGCCACCAAGCATCTGCCCGAGATCGACGGGGAGTTGGTCGACATCGGGCGCGTCGGCGAGATCACCGCGATCGACACCGGCGCCATCGAGGCCCTGCTCGCCGACGGCCGCATCCCGGTCGTCTCCTCCATCGCCCGCAGTCAGGACGACGGTCATGTCTACAACGTCAATGCTGATACGGCGGCTGCGGCACTCGCTGCGGCCCTTGGCGCCGAAACTCTCATGGTCCTCACCGATGTCGAGGGCCTCTACGAGGACTGGCCGCACTCCGACGAGGTGATCAGCCGCCTCACCGCCACCCAACTGGAGAAGCTGCTGCCGGAGTTGAGCTCCGGCATGGTGCCCAAGATGCGGGGCTGCCTGCACGCGGTGCGCGGCGGCGTGCGCACCGCCCGCGTCATCGACGGCCGGGTACAGCACTCCATCCTGCTGGAGATCTTCACCGACGAGGGCATCGGCACCATGGTCGTGCCCGACGAGCCCGAAGGGGACGCACCGTGA
- a CDS encoding zf-HC2 domain-containing protein encodes MSSDANCEKMREIGAELALGVLPGRERAEAVAHLDTCADCREFVRQLTLVGDRLIGLLPCQEPPLGFETRVARSLAQQAAADGRTGARTLAFPVLRGRARRARIRLGRPRPVSPWSPGSPAGASAPPWRRSPPRPRAPWSPSRCWSAT; translated from the coding sequence ATGTCCAGTGACGCGAACTGCGAGAAAATGCGCGAGATCGGCGCCGAGCTGGCGCTGGGCGTGCTGCCCGGGCGGGAGCGTGCGGAGGCGGTCGCCCATCTGGATACCTGCGCGGACTGCCGCGAGTTCGTCCGGCAGCTGACCCTGGTCGGCGACCGGCTGATCGGCCTGCTGCCCTGCCAGGAGCCGCCGCTGGGCTTCGAGACCCGGGTGGCCCGCAGCCTCGCCCAGCAGGCGGCCGCGGACGGGCGCACCGGCGCGCGCACCCTGGCGTTCCCGGTCCTGCGCGGCCGCGCGCGCCGGGCCCGGATCCGGCTGGGGCGGCCGCGGCCGGTCTCGCCGTGGTCGCCGGGTTCGCCGGCTGGGGCATCGGCACCGCCGTGGAGACGGTCACCGCCTCGTCCCCGCGCACCATGGAGTCCGAGCCGATGCTGGTCGGCGACATGA
- a CDS encoding ATP-binding cassette domain-containing protein → MEFDGVWFRYPGTTPWALADVSFRVAPGETLALVGASGAGKSTAARLQLRFYDPDRGAVRLDGTDLRDLQLADVRESVAVVLQETLVFHGTVRENIAYGRPEAAEAEIVAAARAADAHEFIERLPEGYDTLVGQRGRTLSGGQCQRLAIARAMVRDAPVLLLDEPTTGLDARSGRRIMEPLRRLMAGRTTIVISHNLLTVRDATRIVVLDRGRVVEDGAHKDLLVRDGTYARLHRLNTGTVVS, encoded by the coding sequence GTGGAGTTCGACGGCGTCTGGTTCCGCTACCCGGGCACCACGCCGTGGGCCCTCGCGGACGTGTCCTTCCGGGTGGCGCCCGGCGAGACGCTGGCGCTGGTCGGGGCGAGCGGCGCGGGCAAGTCCACCGCCGCGCGGCTCCAGCTGCGGTTCTACGACCCCGACCGGGGCGCGGTCCGGCTCGACGGCACCGATCTGCGCGATCTGCAGCTGGCCGACGTGCGCGAGAGCGTCGCGGTGGTACTCCAGGAGACCCTGGTCTTCCACGGCACGGTGCGGGAGAACATCGCCTACGGCCGCCCGGAAGCCGCCGAGGCGGAGATCGTCGCGGCGGCGCGCGCGGCGGACGCGCACGAGTTCATCGAACGGCTCCCGGAGGGCTACGACACCCTCGTCGGCCAGCGCGGCCGTACCCTGTCCGGCGGCCAGTGCCAGCGCCTCGCGATCGCCCGCGCGATGGTCAGGGACGCGCCGGTGCTGCTGCTGGACGAGCCGACCACCGGGCTGGACGCGCGTTCCGGCCGCCGGATCATGGAGCCGCTGCGCCGGCTGATGGCCGGGCGGACCACCATCGTCATCTCGCACAACCTGCTCACCGTGCGCGACGCCACCCGGATCGTGGTGCTCGACCGGGGCCGGGTCGTGGAGGACGGCGCCCACAAGGATCTGCTGGTGCGCGACGGGACGTACGCCCGGCTGCACCGGCTGAACACCGGCACCGTGGTGTCGTAG